In a single window of the Serratia quinivorans genome:
- a CDS encoding outer membrane porin, OprD family, translating to MGTHGAQRKTLALAVAGALLGTGFAMAPEAKAAGFIDDSTMTGGVYYWQRERDRKDLNPTSDDYNKYTTNLSHSTANLSLDFASGYAWDMFGLDVGAFTAIELAESSASGHPNEIAFSSKNRTYDEDYSGDKGGISLYKAAGKFKYGPVWARAGYIQPSGQTLIAPHWSFMPGTYRGAEAGANFDYGDAGALSFSYMWTDKYKAPWHIEMDDFRQNDKTTGVSYLHSLGAKYDFKNDLVLEAAFGQAEGYVNQYFTKASYKFDLVGNPLTTSYQFYGTEDRISDKNDPNSIYDGLAWLQALTFGYTTGQFNWRLEGTMVKAEGNQGYFLQRMTPTYASSNGRLDVWWDNRSDFNANGEKAVYAGVMYDLSNWNLPGMAVGGSYVYAWDAKPSTNPMYDQSQRLKESAWSLDALYTIQEGRAKGTLLKLHYTQYDNHTNIPSWGGGYGNIFQDEKDVKFMVIAPFTIF from the coding sequence ATGGGTACGCACGGTGCTCAGCGTAAAACGCTGGCGCTCGCAGTCGCGGGTGCGCTGTTGGGAACAGGGTTTGCCATGGCCCCTGAGGCGAAAGCCGCAGGATTTATCGATGATTCCACGATGACCGGCGGTGTGTATTACTGGCAGCGTGAACGTGACCGTAAAGATCTCAACCCGACCAGTGACGATTACAATAAATACACTACCAACCTGTCACACTCGACCGCCAACCTGAGCCTGGATTTCGCCTCGGGCTATGCCTGGGACATGTTCGGTTTGGATGTGGGAGCCTTTACCGCCATTGAGCTGGCCGAATCCAGCGCCAGCGGCCACCCGAATGAAATCGCGTTCTCCTCCAAAAACCGTACCTATGATGAAGACTACTCCGGCGACAAAGGCGGCATCAGCCTGTACAAGGCCGCCGGTAAATTCAAGTATGGCCCCGTCTGGGCACGCGCCGGTTATATCCAGCCAAGCGGGCAAACGCTGATTGCCCCACACTGGAGCTTTATGCCGGGTACCTATCGGGGTGCTGAAGCGGGAGCAAACTTTGACTACGGCGATGCCGGTGCTTTGAGTTTCTCCTACATGTGGACAGATAAATACAAAGCGCCATGGCATATCGAAATGGATGATTTCCGCCAGAACGATAAAACCACCGGCGTTTCTTATTTGCACTCACTGGGTGCCAAGTACGATTTTAAAAACGACCTGGTGTTGGAGGCCGCTTTTGGTCAGGCCGAAGGTTATGTGAATCAGTACTTCACCAAGGCATCTTACAAATTCGATCTGGTGGGCAACCCGCTGACCACCAGCTATCAATTCTATGGTACCGAAGATCGCATCAGCGACAAGAACGACCCAAACAGCATTTACGACGGCCTGGCCTGGCTGCAGGCGCTGACCTTCGGTTACACCACTGGTCAGTTCAACTGGCGCCTTGAAGGGACCATGGTCAAGGCCGAGGGCAACCAGGGCTACTTCCTGCAACGTATGACCCCAACTTACGCCTCCTCCAACGGTCGTCTCGACGTCTGGTGGGATAACCGTTCCGACTTCAACGCCAACGGCGAAAAAGCGGTTTACGCCGGGGTAATGTACGACCTGAGCAACTGGAACCTGCCGGGCATGGCGGTGGGCGGTTCTTACGTTTACGCCTGGGATGCCAAGCCAAGCACCAACCCGATGTACGACCAGAGCCAGCGCCTGAAAGAGAGCGCCTGGAGCCTGGACGCGTTGTACACCATTCAGGAAGGTCGCGCCAAAGGCACCTTGCTGAAACTGCACTACACCCAGTATGACAACCACACCAACATCCCAAGCTGGGGTGGCGGTTACGGCAACATCTTCCAGGATGAGAAAGACGTCAAATTCATGGTTATCGCGCCATTTACCATTTTCTGA
- the glnS gene encoding Glutamine--tRNA ligase, translated as MSEAEARPTNFIRQIVDEDLASGKHKSVHTRFPPEPNGYLHIGHAKSICLNFGIARDYQGQCNLRFDDTNPVKEDIEFVESIKHDVEWLGFEWSGNVRYSSDYFDQLHNYAVELINKGLAYVDELSPEQIREYRGSLTAPGKDSPYRGRSVEENLALFEKMRNGEFAEGTACLRAKIDMASSFIVMRDPVLYRIKFAEHHQTGNKWCIYPMYDFTHCISDALEGITHSLCTLEFQDNRRLYDWVLDNITIPCHPRQYEFSRLNLEYAIMSKRKLNLLVTEKIVEGWDDPRMPTVSGLRRRGYTAASIREFCQRIGVTKQDNNVEMMALEACIREELNENAPRAMAVLDPVKVVIENLTTGVEMVTMPNHPSKPEMGSREVPFSRDIYIDRADFREEANKQYKRLVLGKEVRLRNAYVIKAERIEKDAEGEITTIFCSYDPDTLSKDPADGRKVKGVIHWVSAEHALPAEIRVYDRLFSVPNPAAAEDFLTTINPESLVIKHGFVEPSLAAAQPEKAYQFEREGYFCADNRHSSAEHLVFNRTVGLRDTWAKIGA; from the coding sequence ATGAGTGAGGCTGAAGCCCGCCCAACCAATTTTATCCGTCAGATCGTTGATGAAGATCTGGCGTCCGGGAAACACAAGTCAGTCCATACCCGTTTCCCGCCGGAGCCAAATGGCTATCTGCATATCGGCCATGCGAAATCCATCTGCCTGAATTTCGGTATCGCTCGCGATTACCAGGGCCAATGCAACCTGCGTTTTGATGACACCAACCCGGTGAAAGAAGACATCGAGTTCGTTGAGTCAATCAAACATGACGTCGAGTGGCTGGGCTTTGAGTGGAGCGGCAACGTTCGTTACTCCTCGGATTACTTCGATCAACTGCACAACTATGCGGTGGAGCTGATCAACAAGGGCCTGGCTTACGTCGACGAACTGTCGCCTGAGCAAATCCGTGAATATCGCGGCAGCCTGACTGCGCCGGGTAAAGACAGCCCGTACCGTGGCCGCAGCGTGGAAGAGAACCTGGCGCTGTTTGAAAAAATGCGTAACGGTGAATTCGCCGAAGGGACCGCTTGCCTGCGTGCCAAGATTGACATGGCTTCCTCGTTTATCGTGATGCGCGATCCTGTGTTGTACCGTATCAAATTTGCAGAACACCACCAGACCGGCAATAAATGGTGCATCTACCCGATGTACGATTTCACCCACTGCATTTCCGATGCGCTGGAAGGGATCACCCATTCGCTGTGTACGCTGGAGTTCCAGGACAACCGCCGTCTGTATGACTGGGTGCTGGATAACATCACCATCCCTTGTCATCCGCGTCAGTACGAGTTCTCGCGTCTGAATCTTGAGTACGCCATCATGTCGAAGCGCAAGCTGAACCTGTTGGTGACCGAGAAAATCGTTGAGGGCTGGGATGACCCGCGTATGCCGACCGTTTCCGGCCTGCGTCGCCGTGGTTATACCGCTGCGTCAATCCGCGAATTCTGCCAGCGTATCGGTGTGACCAAGCAGGATAACAACGTCGAAATGATGGCGCTTGAGGCCTGTATTCGTGAAGAGCTGAACGAGAACGCACCACGTGCGATGGCCGTGCTGGATCCTGTGAAGGTAGTCATTGAAAACCTGACCACCGGCGTGGAAATGGTGACCATGCCTAACCACCCGAGCAAGCCGGAAATGGGCAGCCGTGAAGTGCCATTCAGCCGTGATATTTATATCGATCGCGCCGACTTCCGTGAAGAAGCCAACAAGCAGTACAAACGGCTGGTGCTGGGTAAAGAAGTTCGCCTGCGCAATGCATACGTGATCAAGGCGGAACGCATTGAGAAAGACGCTGAAGGTGAGATCACCACTATTTTCTGCAGCTACGATCCAGATACCTTGAGCAAGGATCCTGCCGATGGCCGCAAGGTGAAAGGCGTGATCCACTGGGTGTCTGCCGAGCATGCGTTGCCGGCGGAAATTCGCGTGTATGACCGTCTGTTCAGCGTGCCAAACCCGGCGGCGGCAGAGGACTTCCTCACCACCATTAACCCGGAATCACTGGTTATCAAGCACGGCTTTGTTGAGCCAAGTCTGGCGGCCGCACAGCCGGAAAAAGCCTACCAGTTCGAACGTGAAGGTTATTTCTGTGCTGACAACCGTCACTCTTCGGCCGAGCATCTGGTGTTTAACCGCACCGTGGGCCTGCGCGATACCTGGGCTAAAATTGGCGCCTGA